The genomic region CGATTCGACACGGCCCCCTGACGATTCCCCTGCCCGAGGGGTGGTTCGACGCCAGTCAGGTGGTGGCCATGGGCCCGGAGGAGGCTGGCTTCCGCTCCAGCCTCGTTGTCTCCGTGGAGCCCGCGCTGGCCGAGGAGACGTCGCAGCAGTTCGCCGCGCGGTTGTTGCCGGCGATACGCAAGGTGGCCCCCGGCTTCAACCTGGTGGAGGAGAAGGCGGCCAACTTCGGCGGCAAGGACGGCGTGCTGCGCGAATGCACCTTCAATGTGGAGGGTGCGCTCGTCTCGCAGCTGCAGTTCTACCTGGTTCGCAGCGGGGTGGGGTTGACCTTCACGTACACCCAGCTGGCCTCCCGGCTGAAGGACACTCGCGCGGTGGCCGAGAAGTTCTTCACCGGCTCGCAGGT from Hyalangium ruber harbors:
- a CDS encoding DcrB-related protein yields the protein MANPTTIRHGPLTIPLPEGWFDASQVVAMGPEEAGFRSSLVVSVEPALAEETSQQFAARLLPAIRKVAPGFNLVEEKAANFGGKDGVLRECTFNVEGALVSQLQFYLVRSGVGLTFTYTQLASRLKDTRAVAEKFFTGSQVSGGVETLLRPGTIRG